The nucleotide window CTCGTCACCGTGAACGACGGTACGACCGGATGGAAATCATGGGGAAGCGGCGGCCTCTTCAGCTCGGTCACTTTGGTACCTCCTGGTCAGTCTGGTCGAACTGGAACCCCTGTAACCCTAGAACCAGCTGCGCTTGCTGCCGACTTCCGACAGCCACTGGTTCAGGTACGCCGCCCAGTCGGTGCTCGGGTAGTCGTGCAGCCCCACCTTGAACGCGCGGAACGAGTCGCTGCCCTCGCTGAACAGACCCGGCTTCTTGTCCATCTCCAGCACCACGTCCATCTCGTGATCGTCGGCGACGAAGCTCAACTCGACCTGGTTGAGGCCGTGGTACTGCTGCGGCGGGAAGAACTCGATCTCCTGGTAGAACGGCAGCTTCTGCCGCGTCCCCCGGATGTGACCGCGCTCCATGTCCGCGTTCTTGAAGCGGAAGCCCAGCTGCACGAAGGCGTCGAGGATCGCCTGCTGCGCCGGCAGCGGGTGCACATTGATCGGGTCCAGGTCACCCGAGTCGACCGCACGCGCGATCTCCAGCTCGGTGGTCACACCGATGTGCATCCCCGGCAGCGTCTGCCCCTGGATCGTGGTGACCGGCGTCTCCCACGGGATCTCGAGACCGAACGGCACCACGTGCACCGCCTCGGCCTTCAGCTCGAAGGCACCGCCGAGCCGCAGCTTCGCGAACTCGATGTCCTGCTTGTACTCCGCGTCCTGGCCCTCGACCTCGACCTTGGCCTGCAGCCCGACCGACAGCGCCTCGATCTGCTGGTCCACGGAACCGCCCTGGATCCGCACCTCACCCTGGACGACACCGCCCGGGACGACATTGACCTCGGTCAGTACGGTCTCGACCGAAGCGCCACCGGCCCCCAGGCTCGCGAGCAGCCGCTTGAACCCCATGTCCATTCCTCCTCAGGCAACGCCTGTGTATCTGTGTGGTGTGGATCGCTCTGTGTGGCGTGGATCCTTGATCCCTACAAACGCAGACCGACGGCAACCGGTTCCGCGTCCTCACCCTTACAAGGAGAACGCCCCCTGGCCACCCGTCGGCCGCACCTG belongs to Streptomyces graminofaciens and includes:
- a CDS encoding sporulation protein, which translates into the protein MGFKRLLASLGAGGASVETVLTEVNVVPGGVVQGEVRIQGGSVDQQIEALSVGLQAKVEVEGQDAEYKQDIEFAKLRLGGAFELKAEAVHVVPFGLEIPWETPVTTIQGQTLPGMHIGVTTELEIARAVDSGDLDPINVHPLPAQQAILDAFVQLGFRFKNADMERGHIRGTRQKLPFYQEIEFFPPQQYHGLNQVELSFVADDHEMDVVLEMDKKPGLFSEGSDSFRAFKVGLHDYPSTDWAAYLNQWLSEVGSKRSWF